The segment ATGAGAAAAAGCTTTTTTCAAGGAAACACAGGTGCTATTTATTAAAAATTTTGTCTCAAAATTATCCGTGGCATCAATAATAAAATTAAAATCATTAACCAAATTTGCACAATTCTTTTTATTAAAAAAAACAGGGTAGGGAATGATTTTAAGGTCAGGATTAAGATTTAATAATTTTTCTTTTGCAGATTCTACTTTTAGTTTCTTGAGGTCAGTTGAAGAATGAATAATTTGCCTCTGCAGATTGGACAGACTGACCATATCAGCATCAACCAACCCGATTGTTCCAACACCACTGGAAGCCAAATAAAAAGCTGCAGCTGAACCAAGGCCTCCTACACCGATAATAAGAACACGAGAATTGAGAAGTATGGATTGTTTTTGCAGACCGAAATTATCCAGCAATAGATGTTTACTGTAACGTTTTAACTGGTTTTCAGATAGTTTCATATGGAGTTATAATAGCTCTTTATGAAAAACCAGTCTATTGGCAAACAAACTGCATTAATTACAGGCCCAACCAGCGGAATAGGATATGAACTGGCTTTGCTTTTTGCCAAGGATGGTTATAACCTCATTCTTGCTGCCAGGACCAAGCAGAAACTGGAACAAATGAAAGCAGATCTTGAAAAAAAGTTTGCTATAAC is part of the Candidatus Margulisiibacteriota bacterium genome and harbors:
- a CDS encoding HesA/MoeB/ThiF family protein codes for the protein MKLSENQLKRYSKHLLLDNFGLQKQSILLNSRVLIIGVGGLGSAAAFYLASSGVGTIGLVDADMVSLSNLQRQIIHSSTDLKKLKVESAKEKLLNLNPDLKIIPYPVFFNKKNCANLVNDFNFIIDATDNFETKFLINSTCVSLKKAFSHAGVAEFSGQTMTIIPGKSACYQCVFQELPKTGKAQPDTGVLATVPGIIGLIQATEAIKYLTGTGKLLTNKLLTFDALTSSFRKIDVKRISSCKICVS